The window TTATTTTATTTTGTTACCCTTACATGGTTAGCCACTGGATTATTTTAGCGTATGAAGTATCCTTGATTAATAAGTAGATTAGTCAATTCTATATTTAATCTTCTCTTGTAAAGAAAGATTATTGGGAATTGGTATGACGCTCCCATAAATGCCATATTTCTAATTTTTTCTATTGGCTAGAGATTCGTATGAGGTATTCTAGGTGTGATTTTGCTTTTAGTTAATCATCATAATTAAAGGGAAGCCCAAATTACCCACTATCCATGATTCTATTGATGTTTCACTCTTAAAATGCCATACTTTCTATTTCCACTCTATTGTTACCTAAAACCTTTAACATTACTTAAATGAATGCAAAATACATTTCCTTCATCTTCACTTATATTAATATGCCACTAGCCCAACAACTAGCCTAGTAGATAGGAGAATGGGTATTATAAAGTCGTGATTTTTAAAAGAGTCTTAGAAAAGGTTGGTGAACGGAAGAGGTATTTCCGTATAAAAGCTTACTTGTCTGACCGTAGGGAGTTGTAAGCTTTAGGAAATACCTCTGGAGTGAACCTTATCTTTTCTTAGGCTCTTTTAAGTTGAACAACTTTATAATACCCATTCTCCTATCTACGAATGTCTTGTACTCACTTATTATTAACACAAAATGTTTCTTTCATGGCAATAAACAGGGGAAGAGCACCTAATACTATGCTGATTATAGTTACAGCTACACTTGAACAAACAATATTGTGACTTATTAATACATCTTTGAGGCGTTTGATTGTTTTGAGATGTTTCACGTGAAACAATAGACCAATGATAGGTGTTAAATAAAATATGTTTCACGTGAAAGATACTAGGGGGGAGGCCAATTGTTTCACGTGAAACATTTTGTAAGCCATAAGAACCAGAAAAAATAGTGTTTCTATCGGATAAGTTAAAAAAGCATAGATTCAAAAAATAGAATATGATATAATGAATTAAAACCATAAGCGAAAGAAGGGGAAAGAATGGCAAGAATCATAGCAGTTGCCAATCAAAAAGGTGGTGTTGGAAAAACGACCACTACCGTCAATTTATCAGCTTGTTTGGCGGAAAAAGGGAAAAAAGTGCTTACGATTGATATTGATCCTCAGGGAAATACAACTAGAGGGTTTGGTATAGATAAGAGAAAGCTCAAAAACACAGTTTATGAGCTATTATTGGGACAAGCTAGTACTAAAAAATGCATTATTAAAAGGGTCTTTAAGAATATATCCCTTATTCCAGCAGATGTGGAGTTAGCTGGAGCTGAGATTGAGTTGGTTCAGTTAGAGGATAATAGTTTTGTATTAAAAAAGTACATAGATGAAATAAGAGATAATTACGATTATGTTATTATAGATTGTCCCCCTTCGTTAAGTACATTAACGGTTAATGCGTTAACGACGGCTGATACGGTTCTTGTACCGATCCAATGTGAATTCTTTGCATTGGAAGGATTGTCTCAGCTTATGTATACTATAAATCTTGTTAAAAAGCGATTGAATCCTAATTTGGAGATTGAGGGTGTCGTGTTTACCATGTATGATGCACGAACGAATCTGTCATTACAAGTGGTGGATGAAGTAAAGAAAGAGTTGAAGCGAACGAATATTTACAAAACCATTATACCTAGAAATGTTCGCCTTGGTGAGGCACCAAGTCATGGATTACCCATTAATATCTATGATACCCATTCTAAGGGTGCAGAGAGTTATCGTTTATTAGCAGATGAAGTTATTAATAGGAAGGAAGAATAGATTATGGCGGCAAAAAGAGGGTTAGGCAAAGGGTTATCAGCATTAATTACAGATGATTTGGAACAAGAAATTAGTGATAATAAAAAAGGCGTTATGAAGTTAAAAATAAAAGACGTAGGTCCTAATAAAGATCAACCTAGAAAACGGTTTGACGAAGATTTATTACAGGAATTAGCGGATTCCATTAAGCAATATGGTATTATACAGCCCCTCATTGTTATTAAAAAAGATGATTTTTACGAGATTGTAGCTGGTGAACGACGGTGGCGTGCAGCAAAGATGGCTGGATTAAAGGAAGTACCTGCTATTCTAAAAGGTTATACAACCAGAGAAATACTGGAAGTATCACTTATTGAAAATATTCAGAGAGAAAATCTAAATCCTATTGAGGAAGCTATTGCTTTTAAGAGACTTATTAAAGATTTTAAATTAAAGCAAGATGATGTAGCGGAAAAGGTTTCTAAAAGCCGTTCTGCTATTGCTAATTCCATGCGCTTATTGAATTTAGATGAAAGAGTTCAGCGTATGATCGTTGATGAAATGGTTTCAAGTGGTCATGGGAGAACGCTATTAGCTTTGGAAGAAGGAGATATGCAGTATCAGCTAGCTAATCGTATATTTGATGAAAACCTAAGTGTTAGAGAGACAGAAAAACTCATCAAGAGTATATTGAATCCAAAAGAAGAAAAGAAGGACACTAGTGAAGATGCGTTGACGCCTATCTATAAAGAAGTAGAGGACCGTTTTAAAGAGATCTTTGGTACAAAGGTTAATATTCAAAGAAAGAGTAAGAAAAAAGGTAAAATTGAAATTGAGTATTATTCAAGTGAAGATTTAGAGCGTCTTATTGAGCTTATAGGAACCATTAAGAACAGTCATGTATAATCCGACATGGCAGAAGAAAACTATTGTCATGACGTTTACATATTGTGGGTTAATTATGCTGATTATCCTATGTAGGATTGTGCCATAGGTTAAGATGGTGTGTTTACAGTAAAGGTGACTTAACAGAATAAAAGGAAGGTTGTATGAATGGATATCATAAGGGATTTTATTACCGACAACACAGTTAATATAATACTAGGTTTATGTGTATTCAGCCTATTCATGTTTATATGTGTTGTGGTGAATGCATTTAAGAGTAGAAAATGGAAAAAACGCTATTACAGATTTATGCAAGTGAAAGAAGCTTTCAGTATTGAAGATGTGCTTAAGCAAAATATTGAAGATATTGATGATTTGAAAGATCATCTACACAAACAACAGCTTGATATGAGGGAATTAGAGAAGCATGTACGATTATCAATTGAGAAAGTTTCTTTAGTCAAATACAATGCACTTGAGCAAATGGGTGGAGAGGTTAGCTTTGTCGTTGCCCTCATTAATCAAAAAAATACAGGTTTGTTAATTAATGGTATTCATAGTCGAGAAGGCTGCTATACATATGTAAAAGAAATTGTTAGAGGCAAGTGTGACAAGGCTCTTTCCAAAGAGGAAAAAGAAGCTTTAGAAAAAGCCATGAAACAAAGATAGGTATTCAACGTTTATTTATCATGTCCTTTACAAAAAGGATGCTTAATCTATCATAAATTAACATGTCCTGGTAATACTAATATTATTACTAGGAGGTGTTATGTTATGACGATATATGTACAGGAAGAGTTGGATAGACTTTATGATTATTTAAAAAATAGAGGTTATCATGTCATTAATGGCTCAATGGCAAATGCTCATGATATCTATATATATGCCAGCTCATCTTATAGAGGCCTATACAATGAAATACTTAACAACGATATGTATAATGCTGCAACAACTAATAATGTTCTGATGATTAATGCGAGTGGTAAAAGTTTTAGTGACATTGAGGCAATTATTAACAGTAGAAAATACAGCAGACTATTTGAAAGTGAGGGCTTTTTTTGAAATACAAAATGATTGTTTTAGATTTGGATGATACATTACTGAATGATCACTTAGTGGTGTCTGATGATAATATAAAAGCTTTAAAAGAGGCACATGATGCAGGTATGATCATTACGTTATGTTCTGGACGGGTAAGTCAGTCCATTGCAAGAATCAT is drawn from Vallitalea pronyensis and contains these coding sequences:
- a CDS encoding ParA family protein, which gives rise to MARIIAVANQKGGVGKTTTTVNLSACLAEKGKKVLTIDIDPQGNTTRGFGIDKRKLKNTVYELLLGQASTKKCIIKRVFKNISLIPADVELAGAEIELVQLEDNSFVLKKYIDEIRDNYDYVIIDCPPSLSTLTVNALTTADTVLVPIQCEFFALEGLSQLMYTINLVKKRLNPNLEIEGVVFTMYDARTNLSLQVVDEVKKELKRTNIYKTIIPRNVRLGEAPSHGLPINIYDTHSKGAESYRLLADEVINRKEE
- a CDS encoding ParB/RepB/Spo0J family partition protein; this translates as MAAKRGLGKGLSALITDDLEQEISDNKKGVMKLKIKDVGPNKDQPRKRFDEDLLQELADSIKQYGIIQPLIVIKKDDFYEIVAGERRWRAAKMAGLKEVPAILKGYTTREILEVSLIENIQRENLNPIEEAIAFKRLIKDFKLKQDDVAEKVSKSRSAIANSMRLLNLDERVQRMIVDEMVSSGHGRTLLALEEGDMQYQLANRIFDENLSVRETEKLIKSILNPKEEKKDTSEDALTPIYKEVEDRFKEIFGTKVNIQRKSKKKGKIEIEYYSSEDLERLIELIGTIKNSHV
- a CDS encoding DUF4446 family protein, which codes for MDIIRDFITDNTVNIILGLCVFSLFMFICVVVNAFKSRKWKKRYYRFMQVKEAFSIEDVLKQNIEDIDDLKDHLHKQQLDMRELEKHVRLSIEKVSLVKYNALEQMGGEVSFVVALINQKNTGLLINGIHSREGCYTYVKEIVRGKCDKALSKEEKEALEKAMKQR
- a CDS encoding YkuS family protein; its protein translation is MTIYVQEELDRLYDYLKNRGYHVINGSMANAHDIYIYASSSYRGLYNEILNNDMYNAATTNNVLMINASGKSFSDIEAIINSRKYSRLFESEGFF